One genomic segment of Hordeum vulgare subsp. vulgare chromosome 2H, MorexV3_pseudomolecules_assembly, whole genome shotgun sequence includes these proteins:
- the LOC123427156 gene encoding cytochrome c biogenesis CcmF C-terminal-like mitochondrial protein, whose amino-acid sequence MVQLQNFFFFITSMVVPRGTAAPVLLKWFVSRDVPTGASSSNGTIIPIPIPLFPFLVYLHLRKFIRSMDRAKSGVLVKASRPILLPDKMERSSSARNALFRFVPVLHFLIIESMGDLSYLESFCGLLCLQFFRTLFSLPRDRSAKRERALRSKGQTLRPKGNEQQNDKMRCPGHPHIERRVEGFGPVAFPAPPSSSGACLGGVPPESGLEALALPTSRLLMAVGHDYYKKVKMNLSISHGGVCIFMLGVLLSCDPMAYVRPVAHASYSICSGRAA is encoded by the coding sequence ATGGTCCAACTACagaacttcttctttttcatTACTTCCATGGTCGTGCCCCGTGGCACGGCAGCACCCGTACTATTGAAATGGTTCGTCAGTAGAGATGTTCCCACTGGTGCCTCTTCTTCCAATGGTACTATAATTCCTATTCCTATCCCTTTATTCCCTTTTTTGGTCTATCTACATTTAAGGAAATTCATACGCTCCATGGACAGAGCTAAAAGTGGAGTGTTGGTCAAAGCAAGCCGCCCTATTCTATTACCAGACAAAATGGAGAGAAGCTCATCCGCTAGAAATGCTTTATTTCGTTTCGTTCCCGTTCTTCATTTCCTTATTATCGAATCCATGGGGGACTTGTCATATTTAGAATCTTTCTGCGGTCTGCTCTGTTTACAATTCTTTCGTACTCTCTTCTCTTTACCACGCGATAGGTCAGCGAAGCGTGAGCGGGCGCTCCGAAGTAAAGGCCAAACACTTCGGCCTAAGGGGAAtgagcaacaaaatgacaagatGAGGTGCCCCGGGCACCCCCATATAGAAAGAAGGGTCGAAGGTTTTGGGCCTGTAGCTTTCCCCGCCCCCCCCTCGTCGAGTGGTGCTTGTTTGGGGGGTGTGCCACCAGAAAGCGGGCTTGAAGCTCTCGCCTTACCAACGAGCCGACTGCTGATGGCTGTTGGTCACGACTACTACAAAAAAGTGAAGATGAATCTTTCTATTTCACATGGAGGAGTGTGCATCTTTATGTTGGGTGTTCTTCTGTCGTGCGACCCGATGGCTTATGTGCGACCTGTGGCCCACGCCTCCTATTCTATTTGTTCAGGGCGGGCGGCGTGA
- the LOC123427154 gene encoding cytochrome c biogenesis CcmF C-terminal-like mitochondrial protein: MGGHKRSGVRADWSDDDYCTYYISRLSRNGLGWNRKNAKQQARDERFVAKADTFSCWVRFVFGGWGNKLASSQAYPRPLSCPSRPAAVGSPHLSSTSPVFGPSCMRQKLVPRTVRRPSPTPAIMVRLRSTNTNKIQFTQRLPLGPELHMGKERCCLRGLDHLHGPTSHSICGNLMIYKPSPTSERFMFEHDESLRADLLPINFPASYENGKLEDFLHRWMKNHEHKNFWFSMFPERRYFFSIRETRSTTEVAIHTNPFTDLYAPIGTGSSRTGGWYTTIMKLPFIFSIRIGFLLASSGGSRSLLRQLQKDKLHWNRESFVHNCIKGVKIVAAARRGSTLISNNLSSLPQWISILL; this comes from the coding sequence ATGGGCGGGCACAAGCGGTCTGGTGTCCGGGCCGATTGGTCAGACGACGACTACTGCACATATTATATTAGCCGCCTATCCCGGAATGGACTGGGATGGAATAGAAAGAACGCGAAGCAGCAAGCAAGGGATGAGCGCTTTGTTGCTAAAGCGGATACGTTTTCTTGCTGGGTTCGGTTTGTTTTTGGGGGGTGGGGCAATAAGCTTGCTTCTTCACAAGCTTATCCCCGCCCCCTTTCCTGTCCGTCCCGACCGGCAGCAGTTGGGTCTCCCCATCTCTCCTCAACTTCCCCGGTCTTCGGCCCGAGCTGTATGAGGCAGAAACTCGTCCCACGTACGGTTCGGAGGCCGAGCCCCACCCCTGCAATAATGGTGCGGCTTAGGTCAACTAATACGAATAAGATACAGTTCACTCAACGATTGCCTTTGGGTCCCGAACTCCATATGGGGAAGGAACGTTGTTGTTTGCGAGGTCTCGATCATTTACATGGACCCACTTCTCATTCCATTTGTGGGAATTTGATGATTTATAAACCGTCCCCAACGAGCGAAAGGTTCAtgtttgaacatgatgaatcactTCGTGCCGACCTGTTGCCCATAAACTTTCCTGCCTCATATGAGAATGGAAAACTGGAAGATTTTCTGCATCGGTGGATGAAGAATCACGAACATAAGAATTTCTGGTTTAGCATGTTCCCAGAAAGAAGATACTTTTTTTCCATTCGAGAAACGAGGAGCACGACTGAAGTGGCTATACATACAAATCCATTTACGGATCTATATGCTCCGATTGGAACTGGAAGTTCCAGAACTGGCGGCTGGTATACCACCATAATGAAATTGCCTTTTATTTTTAGTATTCGGATAGGATTTCTGTTGGCTTCATCGGGAGGCTCGCGTAGTTTGTTACGTCAACTCCAAAAGGATAAGTTGCATTGGAATCGAGAAAGTTTCGTTCATAATTGCATAAAAGGAGTAAAAATAGTGGCTGCGGCGCGTCGAGGGTCAACCTTGATATCGAATAACCTTTCGAGCCTTCCCCAATGGATCTCTATCCTCCTTTGA